Part of the Tachypleus tridentatus isolate NWPU-2018 unplaced genomic scaffold, ASM421037v1 Hic_cluster_2, whole genome shotgun sequence genome is shown below.
ATATCTCCGATGAAGGCCTGATGATGTTCAAACATGACAAAACCAATCATGGATCTACAACACCATCGTCGGAGGGTGGGATATATTGAGTGGCATCCAACGGCTGAAAATATTCTCTTGAGTGCTGGATTTGATAATTTGGTAAGGACAATAAAGATTTTTAAcaagttagaaaaaaagaaaaacggaAAAGCTAGAAATGCCATATCACTATCTTATGAAGTAAACATTTCCTTTTATAGTTAAGTAATGAATAAATTCTTTCCGTGGTCGGTATAAATCATTTGATGACTAACTAGTAGTAATGAAGTTTTTTACTCTGAGCTCACAGTGcattaaaggtttgttttaatAGAAGTAAAATCATTTTCACCTGGTGACTTGTAATATGGGTATTTCACATAAACATGTCTTAAACAGTATAACTAATGAGTCCTCTTGTCTAACAATTATACTAGAAGATTCTAGTTTTACTTGACTTTAAACTACACTTATGAATAACTAATAAATTCCAGTCCTTCTTATTTTGGatgaaaaacatttgataaactatGTGATTCTGTTTTTTGAACATATTTGGTTTAAAAAGGAGATGTCGTAAAACCATTGATTGCCATCCTGATTCAATATATTCTATGTCTTTTAACCATGATGGCAGCTTGCTGGCAACCACATGGACAAGAGGTTGAGAATTGTGGACCCTCATAGGGATTGTCCTTAAGGTTTGTTTCTTCTTGCTCATaattaagagtttgttttttggcATTATGGCTTGATGTATGTTCCATGTAAAGACAGAgttgatatttttggtgttatgagttgatgtatgttacatgtaaagacagtgttgatatttttggtgttatgagttgatgtatgttacatgtaaagacagtgttgatatttttggtgttatgagtTGATGTATGTTCCATGTAAAGACAGTgttgatatttttggtgttatgagtTGATGTATGTTACATGTAAAGACAGAGTTGATACCCTCACAGCTTAAAAACATTGAGTGAACTAAcctttaatgtttcattttcccACAAAACTGATCAACATTATCGTTGTTATAAGAGAgataattaattgtttaatagtgagtgaaagtttttgttttgtcattCTTTTAGGAAGGTCCTTGCCACCAGGGGTCCAAAGCATTCAAAGCTGTGTTCTTAGGTGATACTGGACGTGTTTTTACAAGTGGATTTTCCAAGTTTAGTGATCGACAGTGGGCTGTGTGGTCACAGGTGGAACTTGTCTTTTTACATTGAAATGCTGATGTAATTTTTTGAGgttttgaaaaataagtaaaactggTGTTTAAATACTATGTGAACCAAAGATAACTAAATTGTTGgtatatgaattatttaaaaatacttaggTTATGTTAaagctttcaaaaatattttaattagaagtATTATGTATTAACTAATGAAGTAATCAAACGCTCAACTTGAGTAGTCCGTTGAGAATAGAAAACATCGATTCTTCATCTGGAGTCTTGTTCCCCTACTATGATCATGACACAAAGATTGTTTATCTTGCAGGAAAGGTGAGAatgtttattaactttaattaaattagtttCTTATATTTCATTTCCCATTGCAgcagaaataatataaattttaagtatttgtttgtagtaaagtttgaagaggaaaacaaacaaactgaataattACAGTAGTACTTGGTACTTAACTTGGTATTATGTAATACAGCCTTTCCTAAAGTGTGGGGAACCCCCATGAATTGGGATACATATCACCTTGCAAGTGACTAGGTTAGAGTTGATAatacaagataaaacattttaatatagttttatcaTAAAGATAACTAATTACTACAAGACATATAAGGTTATAatgtattcatatatatatacgtctTGTCACTAAACTCATGTTTTCTATCATTTTAAAGAAGACAGGGCCACACAAGAAACCATATTTAATGAACGGAATGTGGATGATAATGTTTAGAAAGTGCTGCTGTAGTACAAGCTGAGCTGGCTGATGGTGTATGAGTGATACTAGAAGGCCAAGATAAAGCTTATGTTAGATATATATAGTTAATGTTTTACATTGAAGTTTGAAAGGTGTGACTTGTAATCCTGTTTTCATGCATCActgatacatttattttgatgGGCAGGGTGATGGGAATATTCGTTATTATGAACTTGTAGACGAAGCTCCTGGTGTCATTACCTCCATCAATTCCTAAGTGGTTCTCCTCAGCGAGGCCTTGGCTTCATGCCCAAGAGAGGACTCGATGTGATGCGTGTGAAGTGTTCAGATTTTATAAGTTACATGCAACAAAAGGATTATGTGAACCAGTTTCCATGATTGTTCcaagaaaggtttgttttgaaaaactaaTGTTGTTATGTTTAAGTTTCATGAAAACAGAATAAAGCTGAATCATCAATTACGTTACTGCTCGGTAACttgtaaatatatgttttcaatgtgttttgttttctatggCTTGCAACTGAATGCACTATTAAATTAAACTGAGAAATCCAAGGACATGCAGTGAAGCCAAATTACATTACTTTATATTCaaacttttgtaataaattatggtagttactttaatattaaataatgaatgatGTATTTACTGATATTggtgattatttaatattaaagagtGAATGTTGTATTTACTGACATTggtgattatttaatattaaataatgaatgttgTATTTACGACATTGGTGattatttaatatcaaataatgaATGATGTATTTACTGACATTggtgattatttaatattaaatagtgaaTGTTGTATTTATTGACATTGGtgactatttaatattaaataatgaatgctGTATTTATTGACATCGGtgactatttaatattaaataatgaatgttgTATTTACGACATTGgtgattatttaatataaataatgaatgttatttaCTGACATTggtgattatttaatattaaataatgaatgtt
Proteins encoded:
- the LOC143242323 gene encoding coronin-1C-A-like, translating into MTKPIMDLQHHRRRVGYIEWHPTAENILLSAGFDNLEGPCHQGSKAFKAVFLGDTGRVFTSGFSKFSDRQWAVWSQTKLLVSLPPSIPKWFSSARPWLHAQERTRCDACEVFRFYKLHATKGLCEPVSMIVPRKTGAGAQTNKPVLLQPGEAVFVDS